In Roseofilum reptotaenium CS-1145, the DNA window TAAATGTTCAATTTTCTTGAGTTCACTTTCAGACAGCTCGGTGGCTTTACCATTATCTGCCATTTTCCCGAGCAAGAAAAGTGGGTCTAAAGGTGTGGAAATTTCATACTCATCTTCACCAAAATAGAAGCTGGCTAATAACTGGAATGATTCGAGATCGGCATCAATATCTTCATCATCCTCTTCTTCTAAATCAGGAATATCTCCTTCTACAGTGAGTGTAATTCCGGTACGTTTGAGTTGCAGATTTTGTTCGGATAAAACCGCTTTAGCTAAGTTAAACAGTTCATCAATCACAGAGGGATCTTCTACCGGAACTAGATTTTCTTCCTCTCCAGAAGTTTGCCAGACAAAAATTTCGACAGGGGTATCTTTGGGCAGTAAAACGAAATAGTTTTCGTTTTCATGGGTAAAGGAATATTCAATTGTGCATTCTAATTCCTGTCCCCCAGAATCGGTTAAGAATACAGTCAGGGGATCGTTCTCCATTGCTTCTTGAGCCATGAGGGTTACTTCCTATTGACCGCAGCGATCGCGGATTCACTTCGACCTTTCATCATATCTTATATGCGCTTCGCGCGGCACAAGGGTAATCGGTAATGGGTAAAAGGATTTGATCGGGTTCTGTCTCTCTTCGTTTAATGGAGAGGTGAATATCCTAGGGTATTGTTCAAGTTATGCGCGATTGTCGAGCCAACGTTGCAAAATTAAGGCGGCAGCTTGGGCATCAATTAATCCTTTATTGTGAGATGGGGAGCGTTTTCGGGAGACGAGGATTTCTTTGGCTTCCAGGGACGTGCAGCGCTCATCTACATACTCGACGGGTAATTGAAGAGCCTGTTGCAGGCGATCGCTATATTTTTGCACTTGTTGAGCTTGAGTGCCTAATTGTCCATCCATCAGATAGGGCAAACCGATGATTAGAATACTGACTTCCCGTTCAATAATGATCGGTTTGAGGAGCGCCACATCTGTCTCAAAAGATTCACGATAGATGGTGGTGAGAGGGGTTGCGAGTAATCCGAGGCGATCGCATCCTGCCACCCCAATCCGTTTCTGACCGATATCCAAACCCAAAGCTGAAATCATGCAATCTCCTGTAACTTCGATCTCGCTTATCTTATATTAATAAGTTATTGCGAGGCTTTAGAAACCGGGTTTCTCCGAGAAGTTAGGGTAAGAGCCTCAAGAGAGTCAGAAACCGGGTTTCTTCGACTACGGCGATCGCACTAGCAACCAGAAACCGGGTTTCTCCCAGAACTTAGAATAAGAGCCTGAAGATAGTCAGAAACCCGGTTTCTGCGATTGAAATTATTGATCCACCGATGAACTGTTCTCCCCAGTGCCATCGCCTTCAACGCCACCATTACCCTCTTTGCCACCAGGGGAGAGGTCTTCAGCATTCTCTTCCAAACTCAAAGAATGGAGAATCGACATCCGTCCCGGAATCGGTTTTCCAGCCGGTTGCAAGCCTTGCAGCATATCCGAGAGTTGTAAACCTTCGAGAGACACTA includes these proteins:
- the ruvX gene encoding Holliday junction resolvase RuvX produces the protein MISALGLDIGQKRIGVAGCDRLGLLATPLTTIYRESFETDVALLKPIIIEREVSILIIGLPYLMDGQLGTQAQQVQKYSDRLQQALQLPVEYVDERCTSLEAKEILVSRKRSPSHNKGLIDAQAAALILQRWLDNRA
- a CDS encoding DUF3727 domain-containing protein, whose amino-acid sequence is MAQEAMENDPLTVFLTDSGGQELECTIEYSFTHENENYFVLLPKDTPVEIFVWQTSGEEENLVPVEDPSVIDELFNLAKAVLSEQNLQLKRTGITLTVEGDIPDLEEEDDEDIDADLESFQLLASFYFGEDEYEISTPLDPLFLLGKMADNGKATELSESELKKIEHLLPEIEQTLEEELLA